A region of Neovison vison isolate M4711 chromosome 7, ASM_NN_V1, whole genome shotgun sequence DNA encodes the following proteins:
- the ERFL gene encoding ETS domain-containing transcription factor ERF-like has product MDCSCVSDLLFAPPALPALWTPGFAFPDWAYKPESSPGSRQIQLWHFILELLQKEEYQGVIAWQGDYGEFVIKDPDEVARLWGIRKCKPHMNYDKLSRALRYYYNKRILHKTKGKRFTYKFNFSKVVLVNYPLLDVAAATTGSPLLLTPGPFAGTPGPDAPPLTPETLQTLFSAPRLGEPGARAPLFPPETDKLRLDSPFQFLGSGATGYSKPPSLLGPYSRAFPDYPWNFNPYLTGPFPKLPPSLYPPHFYPNPLASTLGHLPSVGAGGGPATSPLLAAAGEALGPERPSGLAAAPRLALPGARGPEATLGGKDDSDSELEITDVSGCSSDSEGDEGLPVPPKAKASKAGSGS; this is encoded by the exons ATGGACTGTAGCTGCGTCTCCGACCTTCTCTTCGCCCCGCCCGCCCTGCCGGCTCTCTGGACCCCTG GGTTTGCCTTCCCAGACTGGGCCTACAAGCCGGAGTCATCCCCTGGTTCGAGGCAGATCCAGCTGTGGCACTTTATCCTGGAGCTGCTGCAGAAGGAGGAGTATCAGGGGGTCATTGCCTGGCAGGGGGACTACGGGGAATTCGTCATCAAGGACCCCGACGAAGTGGCTCGGCTCTGGGGCATCCGCAAGTGCAAACCTCACATGAATTACGACAAGCTGAGCCGGGCCCTAcg ctaCTACTACAACAAGCGGATTCTCCATAAGACCAAAGGGAAGAGGTTCACCTACAAGTTCAACTTCAGCAAAGTCGTACTTGTCAATTACCCACTGTTGGATGTGGCAGCAGCCACCACGGGCTCCCCACTCTTGCTGACCCCTGGTCCCTTTGCGGGGACGCCTGGGCCAGATGCTCCTCCCCTTACCCCCGAG ACACTACAGACCCTGTTCTCGGCCCCTCGCCTGGGAGAGCCAGGGGCCCGGGCGCCCCTGTTCCCTCCTGAGACAGACAAGCTGCGTCTGGACAGCCCTTTCCAGTTCCTGGGCTCTG GTGCCACTGGCTATTCCAAGCCCCCCAGCCTGCTGGGTCCTTACAGTCGCGCCTTCCCAGACTATCCCTGGAACTTTAACCCGTATCTCACCGGCCCCTTCCCCAAGCTGCCCCCCTCTCTGTACCCCCCGCACTTCTACCCTAACCCTCTGGCAAGTACCCTGGGCCACCTGCCCTCAGTAGGGGCCGGGGGAGGCCCTGCAACTTCACCCCTCCTGGCTGCGGCAGGGGAGGCCCTGGGTCCTGAGCGCCCCTCAGGCCTGGCAGCAGCCCCTCGCCTGGCGCTGCCGGGAGCCAGGGGTCCGGAGGCCACACTGGGTGGGAAGGACGACAGCGACTCGGAGCTGGAAATCACGGACGTCAGCGGCTGCAGCTCTGACAGCGAGGGCGACGAGGGCCTCCCTGTGCCCCCCAAGGCCAAGGCAAGCAAAGCGGGGAGTGGCAGCTGA